Below is a window of Neofelis nebulosa isolate mNeoNeb1 chromosome 8, mNeoNeb1.pri, whole genome shotgun sequence DNA.
TCATGTCATGTTGTCCATTTGtctatcttctttgaagaaatgtctactcaggGCCTTTGTCtatattttgttgagtttttggttttttttattgttccctTATAGAAGTTAGTTTATatgaatttaaccaaggagtGCAACACTTgtacaaaagaaataacaaaacaaaaaaatttttaaagtcctaaataaataaaggcatccCATGTTACTGGATAGTAGATTTGACATTGTTAATTAAGATGGTAATATTGCCCAAACTTATCTACTCTATGGAATCAGTGCAATCCTCATTAAAATTTCAACTGCTCTTTTTGCATAAATGGCCAAGCTAATCCTGAAATTCATCTGGAATTTCAAAGGACCCtgaataatcaaaacagtattgaaaatgaggaacaaaattgaaagtaatactttctaatttcaaaacttaatataAAACTACCTTGATCAAGACAGTGAGATACTGAAATAGCAATTAAACATAGCTCAAAGGAAGAGAACTGAGAATCCTATACTAGACCCATACATGTATGGTTAATTGATTTTTCACAAGGGTGCCAAGATTATTAATGGGGAAATAATATCCTTTTCAACAAATCATGTTAATGATAACTGAACATTTTTATGCAAAATGTGACTTTAATCTGTACCtcaaaccatacacaaaaattaactcaatagAAATCAAAGACCTACATATAAgatctaaaactataaatttcttaaaataaatgataaatatacaTCTTTGCAACTTTGGATTAAGcaatgatttttcaaatatgacaccaaaagcaccagtaacaaaataaaataaataaataaataaatacatttgacttcatcaaaattaaaacttttgtggCCAAAgtacactatcaagaaagtgaaacaaCAACCCAAAGACTGAAAAAATACTCACAAACCATATCTAATAAGAGCCTAGTAGTTTTTAAAGAACTTATTAGAAAGCTTTGGGGGCCTAGAATATAATAACTTGAGCTTATTTCCTTCTAATTGCCATAGAAAAGAAGATGGTTAACAGTGCAggcttaaaatagtaaaataaatcagaacaCAAACCtgaacttaattttttccttttcagggcCACATGCATAGTAGTTACAGCATTAAATACCTTAGTGATTTTTTCACTCATGTTTCTCTgatggaaaattatatttaatatgggACTCTATATATTTCAGGGATTTCTTTgaaggtcatttttaaaaaatctgacagGGTATCAGTAATGCTcccttctttaaaagaattaaatatatgaGTGAGTACATGCAGGAGTGGGCAGAAGGAAAGTCCAAGGAAGACACaaaaagtctgtttttatttatgcCATATATCCAAATGTTCAACAGTTTGGCTCAGTTTGTTTTCCTAAATATCCCTGGAACCATCACCTGGAGCTTCAGATTCATTGACTCTGTTGCATTTCAACTCTCAGAAAACTCATTTCGTTTAAAATATTAGCCCTCTAACTTGTCTTCCTGACTCCAACATCCAAAAACCCATCCTCAATATGTTTAACAtagcagtctttaaaaataaaaatctacttgCATAggttcttatattaaaaaagaaaactctcggggtgcctgggtggctcagtcaattaagcatctggctccagctcaggtcatggtcttaggGTTTGTGGATgccccagctctctgctgtcagcatggagccactTTGgttcctgtctctttctgcccctcctctgctctctctctctctctctctctctcaaaaataaataaacattaaaaaaaaaaccaagaaataaaactctCATTGGAGCCACATGCATCAGAATCGGCTACAGTCCATGTTTCTATACAGCAATCCAGACAAATTGAAAAGACATTTTAGGGATAAGAACAttgactttgtttaaaaaaagctAACCAGGTGTGTGATTCTTATTCACTCCAGATTTTTAGGTCTCTAGACCTACCAGATAAAGTCCTGGTGCATTTTAGGACATATGAGCCTTTTATGATTTGAAGCCTGcctttttttcttgccttgttgAAAATATTGGAATGACATTTGAATAATTTCCTAGAGCCCCAGTGGTAGCGCATGTTGTTATATTGATGTCTGTATAATTGATAACATCCTTATGATGAATATctaatacgtttttttttttttgaggaggtcAGTACCATGTTTTGtaaagtaaatgaaatttaacatttgTGTTGTTAACTAAAGAGAGGACTCCtgctgaggcacagaaaggaatGCTAATcataaagagaaacaggaaaggatAGATGTATTGTGCTGAAAGCTCTGGTTAAAATATTATCAGGTTAACTAATTGAAGCGCAGATTAAGTTAATTTAtgaaatgagtaaacatttctatttacttttttctccaagatttaaaaattaaagtttcttttcattttttgaaaaaagagaaagtctttTGGAGTATATCTTTGAAGGCTTGTTTCACTTGCTGGTTTCTTAGAGTGTAAATGAAAGGGTTTAATAAAGGGGCAACTGAGGTATAGATAACAGTTACACCTTTGGATAAAGTCACCCTTTCCTTTGCTGTTGGTTTTATGTAATTAAAGATACAGCTACCGTAAGTAAGGGAGACCACAATTATATGAGAAGAACAAGTAGAAAAAGCCTTTGTTCTTTTCTGAGCAGAGGGGATTTTTAGAATGGTCTTGATAATATATGTGTAAGAAAGAATCACTAACAGCAGTGTGACCAGGAGGGTTAAAATAgctaagacaaatgaaaataattccagGAAATGAGTGTCAGTGCACGAAAGCTGCAGCACAGGGGAAATGTCACACATGAAATGATCAATTACTCTGGAAGCACAGAATTCCAATGTCAGTCCCAAGGCCaatggtggaaatgtaaatagaAAAGCCTGATGTCCATGAACTAAATAGAAGTTGGTAACACACTTTGTTGTTCATAATCACTGGGTAATGTAGGGGTTTGCAGATTGCTACATAACGGTCAAAAGACATGGCAGCCAGTAGGTAAAATTCTGTAATTTCtaataagaggaaaaagaataactGAGATGCGCAACTATCATAGGATATCGTTTTGTTTTTAGTCATGATGCTTATCAGGAATCTGGGAATACAGACTGTTGTCAATGAAGCTTCCAAGAAGGAgaaattttggaggaaaaaatacatgGGAGTCTTGAGGCGGGGATCTAGCAAGGTAAGAAGGATGATGGATAAGTTCCCCATTACACTCAACACataatttagaaagagaaatacaaaaatcacaATTTGCAGTTGTGGGTCATCGGTCAGTCCTAGGAGAATGAACTCCATCTCTCTTGACTGATTCCTCATTTCAGATTTGAGTCCTATGAAATAGACATAGGAAAACAACCccaaaagtgaaaagaagaaatttttttttaaaaaactacaaacAGAAAGATAAACATAGTCAGAAATGTAAACAAGTTTAAAAGGTTGATCCAATTTAACGAGACAGATGATACTTAAAATTATAGCATAGATCAACCTATGCAGCCTCTGATTGTTCCATTTGAGCCACAGTTATAACAACAgtattgaattttttctttttccctatttgcaattgaaagataatttaaatttGAGCCGATCATCTCCAAATGAGCTGAATTCTGTTTAAATGTTCTAAATAAACATAAgtatgactttttatttatttatttatttatttatttatttattttttttgggacagagagagacagagcatgaacggggaggggcagagagagagggagacacagaatcggaaacaggctccaggctccgagccatcagcccagagcctgacgcggggctggaactcacagaccgcgagatcgtgacctggctgaagtcggacgcttaaccgactgcgccacccaggcgccccataagtatgactttaaatgtattttctttgtatatcttataaattattgaaaaatgcTCATAACATCTAGAAAATTGTACCAATGTCAACTTACAGCGTTTATTCAAAAGTCCTTAGCTCactaaaacacttaaaaaatatgtgaaatatagaaataatgacaattacatatttttatatgattgAAATATTCTaataattaatattcattaatTACTTAGTCCCGATGTAGTACATCCCCATTGTTCCTTCATCtcatttcactttattatttttctttggtttcaaaCACATCAGTCTTCTCCTATTAGTTGCATTTAATCAGGAAGTTTTGACTATTACATCtgcatgaaaatagaaaaatctatgaCAGTTCTAAAGTCAATGGATATTATCTGACTTGTACTTGCAGAATTGCTTTTTATATATGATCTAGATATTTATTGCTAATTATAAATGACTTACCATATCTTGGATACATTGATATACTTTTCTCCCTGTGGGAATATGgcaaaaacaggaataaaaaataaatgatgagtattttctctcttacaatattataaaaaaattcaatattttaagaggaaatttAATTCCAAAGGTTTTCTGGAGAAGAATTCTAAAACAGATATGTATTCTGGAAATTATCTGCATCTTTTAATATCTTTCACTTTCACTCACGCTCATTCAAATGACCCAGATAttacaaataattcagttaaaatcCTCTTTCAGGCCAGATAAgattcattttctgtcttcttttcttatatattaaaatgaaggaGAATATCTCCATAAAAATTCTAAGTGAAAATGCAATGCTCTAAATAGAAAGATGTTTTAGGAAGTTTCCCATATGAAAGGAACCCGAATTTTGTAACCAAAGAGTTATTGCTTCAAATTGTGTGCTAACAATTAGAGCCACAGTTTTATCATTTTGCTCATAAGAGACACACGGGgattaattaaaattacaaaaaaaaaataatgccccCTAAGACTAGTGTCAGGGGGcgtgtatgtaaaatataaaataaaaacaataacaaccaaaagaaagaaggaaggaaataaaaactgtgAATTGCTTTAACCATAGAACTGAATttctttgggacacctggatgactcagttggttaagcatcccactcttgatttcggctcaggtcatgatctcacagttcatgacagtgtggagcctccttgtgtggagcctccttgggatcctctctgtccctctctctctgctgctcccccacttctctctctctctctgtcaaaaataaataaattgaaaaaactTAATTTCTTTGACTATAAAACAGAACAGATATTCCCCCCAAAAGGTAGCTAGAACTAATTTAAACTCTAAAGTTGATGCCAACAAGAATTTCACATATTCCACTTCCCTGGGACAATATGACCAATTCTACATGTAAGAGGGtttaccccaaaaagaaacctttcTCTTGCTTCCTAGTCAATGTTAGGATTTCATTAATTTATGACACATGCCCCAAATTGAAGGTGTATGGCAGTACTtacatgtttccttatttttaaattttgaaacaatataaacataaataaaaagaacaaatacacgATGAAGATCTTTTATTCCTGCACCATTTGATCCTCCATCTGCTCTCAGTAGAGTAGTATGTGTTTATGACAAAAAAGAATATGTTCTACTAGATAAGTACAATATAACCATTGTTATCAGGACATTAACATTGCTACATTATTAACATGTTCTTCTCCAATCCTATTTAAGTTTCACCAATTgtctaaaaattttctttatacaaaaaaaattcaatttagaaTTACATGTTACTTTAATTACCATGTTTTAGTCTCCTTTAATTTGGAATAGTTCCCTagtctttctttcactttctttttttttaagttttttttaatgtttatttatttttgagagagatagagagacagagtgcaagcaaggaaggggaagaaagagaggaagatgcagaatccgaagcacgctccaggctctgagctgtcagtacagagctggtcgcagggctcaaactcacagactgagagatcatgacctgagccaaagtcagatgcttaaccaactgagccacccaggtgtccctgtctttccttcactttcaagAATGTTggttgcaaattctttttttcctttttctttgttttttctttaagttgaCTATAagcacacttaaaaattttttttttttttaaattttttttcaacgttttttatttatttttgggacagagagagacagagcatgaacggggaaggggcagagagagagggagacacagaatcggaaacaggctccaggctctgagccatcagcccagagcctgacgcggggctcgaactcacggaccgcgagatcgtgacctggctgaagtcggacgcttaaccgactgcgccacccaggcgccccagcacacttaaaaaattttaatccagtgtagttaacatacaatgttgttatttgtttcaggtgtacatatactgattcaacaattgtacatattactcagtgctcaccatgataaatgtactcttgatcccttcatctatttcattcatcccctcacccacctcccctctggtaaccatcactttgttatctatagttaagagtctgtttttggtttgtctttttttttttttctttcttcattggttttgttgcttaaattccacatgagtgagatcaaatggtatttgtctttctctgactgacttattttgcttagcattatactctctagactCATCCATGTTGATGAAAATGGCAAgactttattctcttttatggctaaCTAATATTTCatcacatgtatatttatatatatacacacatacaccttctttattcatctctccatggacacttgggctgctcctacgttttagctattgtaaataatgcctcagaaacacaggggtgcatgtatcttttcaaattggtattttcatattctttgggtcaATGTCCAGTAGTGGAACTAATGGatcttatggtagttctattttttttttttttagagatggagggaggggcgggcagaaggaaagagagagagagagagagagagagagagagagagagagagagagagagagaatatcaagcaggctttGTATCCGTACAGAGTGTGTGGGGCTCAATcatacaaccctgggatcatgacctaagccgaaatcaagagtcaactgactgagccactcaagcaccccacaacttttaattttttaagaaacctccatATATACTGTCTTcgacagtggctgcaccagtttgcatttccaccaatagtgcatgaaggtccctttttctccacatcagcaACAGTAATtattgtttctttagtttttgtttttagccatcctaacatgatttttccttttgttttcttatgtcatgagacatatctagaaaaatgttgctacaaccAATGCCAGAGACATTATTACCTGTTCTCTCTTTTAGGAACTTTATGGTTttatgtcttacatttaggtctttaatctattttgagtttacctttgtgtttggtgtaagaaagtggtttacatgtagctttccagttttcccagcaccattggtgaagtttttcccattttttcccagtgcatatttttgcttctttttgtcaGAGTTATTGaatcatgtgtttatttctgggctctttattctgttccattgatctaggtgtctACTTTTCTTCCAGTACCCTATGGTTTTGATTAGTAGCTAGCTTtttaatgtaacttgaagtctggaattgtaatatctctgattttgttctttttcaagattctttggctatttgggtttttttttatttttgtggttccttacaaattttaggattgcttgttttagttttgtgaaaaatgctgttggtatttcgataggtattgcattaaatgtgtagattgctttgggtactatagacatcttaacaatatttgttctttcaggcaatgagcatggtatatctttcaatttgtgtcatctttaatttctttcaccattgttttacagttttcagagtacaggtcttttacctctttggttaagttttttcctaggttttttttttttttttggtgtaattgtaaatgggtttcttttcttttcttttaatgattttttttacatttatttatttttgagtaacagagtgagacaaagtgtgagcgggggaggggcagagagagaaggagacacagaatctgaagcaggctccaggctctgagcaagctgtcagcacagagcctgatgcagggctcaaaccatgaactgtgagatcatgaccggagctgaagtccgatgctcaactgactgagccacccaggtgcccctaaatgggtttgctttcttaatttctctttctactgcttcattattggtgtatagaaatgcaacagatttctgtgcattgattttgtatcctgttttcttactgaattcatttatcagttctagtagttttttggtggagtctttagggttttctctatatagtatgtcatctgcaagtagtgagttttacttcttctttaccaatttagattctttttattcctttttcttgtctgattgctatggctaggactgctagtactatgttgactaaaagtggtgagaatggacatccttgtcttattcctgaccttaggggaaaagctctcagtttatctccattgactatgatgttagctgtgagtttttcatatatgacctttattttaTCGAGGTATGTTCCTTTCACACCtaccttgttgagggtttttatcatgaatgaatattatactttgtcaaatagatgctttttctacatttattaaaatgattatatgatttttatcctttcttttgttaatgtgatataacATATTGATTGCTTTGCACTACCCTTGTATCTCAGGGGAaagaatcccacttgatcatggtgaataattatttagatgtatttttgggtttggtttgctaatattttgttgaggatttttgcatctatgttcatcagagatattggcctagttttcttttttttaatgtctttatttggtattggtatcagagtaatggtGACCTCATAGAACGAATATGGaagctttttttcctcttctgtttcttggaaaattttgagaataggtattaactcttctttaaatgtttggtagaattcacctgtgaagccatctggtccttgacttttgtttgttgggtttttttgtttttgtttttgtttttttgattatcaattcaatttcattgctggtaatttaTCAGT
It encodes the following:
- the LOC131519439 gene encoding LOW QUALITY PROTEIN: olfactory receptor 6C6-like (The sequence of the model RefSeq protein was modified relative to this genomic sequence to represent the inferred CDS: deleted 1 base in 1 codon), whose product is MRNQSREMEFILLGLTDDPQLQIVIFVFLFLNYVLSVMGNLSIILLTLLDPRLKTPMYFFLQNFSFLEASLTTVCIPRFLISIMTKNKTISYDSCASQLFFFLLLEITEFYLLAAMSFDRYVAICKPLHYPVIMNNKVCYQLLFSSWTSGFSIYISTIGLGTDLEFCASRVIDHFMCDISPVLQLSCTDTHFLELFSFVLAILTLLVTLLLVILSYTYIIKTILKIPSAQKRTKAFSTCSSHIIVVSLTYGSCIFNYIKPTAKERVTLSKGVTVIYTSVAPLLNPFIYTLRNQQVKQAFKDILQKTFSFFKK